A single Rhopalosiphum padi isolate XX-2018 chromosome 4, ASM2088224v1, whole genome shotgun sequence DNA region contains:
- the LOC132929438 gene encoding acetyl-coenzyme A transporter 1-like isoform X1, producing MTEPLAEDEQENLTAVTAVVDDSNLADVPNLKGDWHNIIVLILLYTMQGIGVSLTIAVPIILQGNKNVTYKYQALISMTTWPYSLKIMWAPLVDALYIQKVGRRKSWLLPVQILIGGCFIYMGINIEEWIPADRGKPNILKLFYSILFVQTLVATQFIVIDSWVLTMLKKNNVGYGSTCNLIGIPFGALIGSIFLVGFTSENLCNKYLRFTPDTGGITTLPGFFYFCGFLFILISILIGIFKKEKYNRLEDIYMKLNIIQYYTVVWEILKLPSIRVLASALITVEIGLASSVINVWILQLIDAGVPKDNVVVIHSSMIIVKVIAPIIISKYTAGPKTMSVYLKMSPIRSMWNITFVIFIYYTTKFITTNGKIGFPIYFYVILVFLFITNDILGMTMRSAKFTLFNRVSDPRFGGTYMALLNTFSNIGISSSTSLAISMIDFLTFKECSLNYDKNCSTSSPNNTCKTNGSSCIVTVNGYYVESALCIFFAIGWYYIFRGILKKLQVKSSSHWMVNVKNNKVKKNETTEYTMVEKS from the exons ATGACGGAACCACTAGCTGAAGACGAACAAGAAAATCTTACGGCAGTGACTGCAGTAGTTGATGACTCGAATTTGGCCGATGTTCCGAATTTGAAAGGTGATTGGcataacattattgtattaatattgctGTACACAATGCAAGGGATTGGTGTCAGTTTAACTATAGCAGTGCCGATTATTTTGCAAGGCAACAAAAACGTAACTTACAAATACCAG GCTTTAATTAGTATGACGACATGGCCttatagcttaaaaataatgtgGGCACCTTTAGTGGATGCCCTCTATATACAAAAGGTAGGAAGACGAAAATCTTGGCTATTACCAGTTCAAATTTTAATCG GTGGGTGCTTCATTTATATGGGAATAAATATTGAAGAATGGATACCTGCAGATAGGGGAAagccaaatatattaaaactgttttattcgattttattCGTTCAAACTTTGGTAGCTACGCAATTCATAGTCATCGACAGTTGGGTACTAACAATGCTAAAGaa GAATAACGTGGGTTATGGATCAACTtgcaatttaataggtataccgTTTGGTGCATTGATTGGCTCTATTTTTCTGGTTGGGTTCACGTCAGAGAATTTATGTAATAAGTACCTACGATTTACACCGGATACAGGAGGAATAACCACTTTGCCAG gttttttttatttttgtggttttctgtttattttaatatcaatattaattggcattttcaaaaaagaaaaatataacagGTTAGAAGACATCTACATGAAACTTAACATTATTCAGTATTATACAGTTGTGTGGGAAATTTTAAAGCTACCGAGTATCCGTGTATTGGCGAGTGCATTGATAACAGTTGag ATTGGATTGGCTTCGTCTGTCATTAATGTCTGGATTTTACAACTCATTGACGCAGGAGTACCAAAAGATAATGTTGTAGTTATACATTCATCAATGATTATAGTAAAAGTCATTGCaccaattattatatcaaaatacacCGCGGGACCTAAAACAAtgagtgtatatttaaaaatgtcacccATCAG atcaATGTGGAACATAacgtttgttatatttatatattatacaacaaaattcATAACAACTAATGGAAAAATAGGTTTTCCAATATATTTCTATGTAATTTTAGTATTTCTTTTCATAACGAATGAC aTTCTAGGCATGACTATGAGATCAgctaaatttactttatttaatcgTGTAAGTGATCCTCGTTTTGGTGGTACTTACATGGcgttattaaatactttttcaaaTATCGGAATATCGTCATCGACTTCGCTTGCAATTTCAATGATAGATTTTTTAACTTTCAAAGAATGttcattaaattatgataaaaattgttcTACATCAAGTCCGAATAAC aCGTGTAAAACAAATGGAAGTAGTTGCATTGTAACAGTTAACGGCTATTACGTAGAATCGGCTCTGTGTATATTTTTTGCAATAGGATGGTACTATATTTTTAGAGGTATTCTTAAAAAACTCCAAGTTAAGAGCTCTTCTCATTGGATGgtcaatgtaaaaaataataaagtgaagAAAAATGAAACAACTGAATACACAATGGTCGAAAAGTCATAG
- the LOC132929438 gene encoding acetyl-coenzyme A transporter 1-like isoform X2 has protein sequence MTEPLAEDEQENLTAVTAVVDDSNLADVPNLKGGCFIYMGINIEEWIPADRGKPNILKLFYSILFVQTLVATQFIVIDSWVLTMLKKNNVGYGSTCNLIGIPFGALIGSIFLVGFTSENLCNKYLRFTPDTGGITTLPGFFYFCGFLFILISILIGIFKKEKYNRLEDIYMKLNIIQYYTVVWEILKLPSIRVLASALITVEIGLASSVINVWILQLIDAGVPKDNVVVIHSSMIIVKVIAPIIISKYTAGPKTMSVYLKMSPIRSMWNITFVIFIYYTTKFITTNGKIGFPIYFYVILVFLFITNDILGMTMRSAKFTLFNRVSDPRFGGTYMALLNTFSNIGISSSTSLAISMIDFLTFKECSLNYDKNCSTSSPNNTCKTNGSSCIVTVNGYYVESALCIFFAIGWYYIFRGILKKLQVKSSSHWMVNVKNNKVKKNETTEYTMVEKS, from the exons ATGACGGAACCACTAGCTGAAGACGAACAAGAAAATCTTACGGCAGTGACTGCAGTAGTTGATGACTCGAATTTGGCCGATGTTCCGAATTTGAAAG GTGGGTGCTTCATTTATATGGGAATAAATATTGAAGAATGGATACCTGCAGATAGGGGAAagccaaatatattaaaactgttttattcgattttattCGTTCAAACTTTGGTAGCTACGCAATTCATAGTCATCGACAGTTGGGTACTAACAATGCTAAAGaa GAATAACGTGGGTTATGGATCAACTtgcaatttaataggtataccgTTTGGTGCATTGATTGGCTCTATTTTTCTGGTTGGGTTCACGTCAGAGAATTTATGTAATAAGTACCTACGATTTACACCGGATACAGGAGGAATAACCACTTTGCCAG gttttttttatttttgtggttttctgtttattttaatatcaatattaattggcattttcaaaaaagaaaaatataacagGTTAGAAGACATCTACATGAAACTTAACATTATTCAGTATTATACAGTTGTGTGGGAAATTTTAAAGCTACCGAGTATCCGTGTATTGGCGAGTGCATTGATAACAGTTGag ATTGGATTGGCTTCGTCTGTCATTAATGTCTGGATTTTACAACTCATTGACGCAGGAGTACCAAAAGATAATGTTGTAGTTATACATTCATCAATGATTATAGTAAAAGTCATTGCaccaattattatatcaaaatacacCGCGGGACCTAAAACAAtgagtgtatatttaaaaatgtcacccATCAG atcaATGTGGAACATAacgtttgttatatttatatattatacaacaaaattcATAACAACTAATGGAAAAATAGGTTTTCCAATATATTTCTATGTAATTTTAGTATTTCTTTTCATAACGAATGAC aTTCTAGGCATGACTATGAGATCAgctaaatttactttatttaatcgTGTAAGTGATCCTCGTTTTGGTGGTACTTACATGGcgttattaaatactttttcaaaTATCGGAATATCGTCATCGACTTCGCTTGCAATTTCAATGATAGATTTTTTAACTTTCAAAGAATGttcattaaattatgataaaaattgttcTACATCAAGTCCGAATAAC aCGTGTAAAACAAATGGAAGTAGTTGCATTGTAACAGTTAACGGCTATTACGTAGAATCGGCTCTGTGTATATTTTTTGCAATAGGATGGTACTATATTTTTAGAGGTATTCTTAAAAAACTCCAAGTTAAGAGCTCTTCTCATTGGATGgtcaatgtaaaaaataataaagtgaagAAAAATGAAACAACTGAATACACAATGGTCGAAAAGTCATAG